From a single Ciconia boyciana chromosome 11, ASM3463844v1, whole genome shotgun sequence genomic region:
- the USP19 gene encoding ubiquitin carboxyl-terminal hydrolase 19 isoform X6, with product MSSSTNAPGQRRVSRGLDDATNKKKQKDRANQESKEELLLDWKQNADEIIVKLNLGSGALKVEDVDAAFTDTDCVVKLPDGRQWSCQFYEEIESSCSKVQCKKGNFLQLVLQKKIPLHTWSSLLKRRKDGSKELAKGAACWENGKEKAASAELAPEEPRAEGAELPRSRRDPSNPKRAPGRSEALGGKSPASPGTQSGPSAKRAVYLKVAPAEEEPNARVTGSMEPSKGHSGRAGSRRNGRASQVDAPTALVDLAPPLEKAVVLAKETVPVEIPPLAATTEVFPHRVATCVEKRVLQPGSPAEVLRGRDCMPVLGESSKAVPVATPPLGRDGEKRDWSKDDVALEAAADEPEPFVSLTFVKNDSYEKGNDLVVVHVYVKEIHKETSKVLFREQDFTLVFQTSDANFLRLHPGCGPHTVFRWQVKLRNLIEPDQCTYNFTVSRIDVCLKKRQSQRWGGLEAPATRVGGAKVAMPTGPTPLDKNPPGSNQHPLSSKEEARASDKEKPRGEDAGLDGVAARTAPEHVAVKQEPHIPSPKPTCMVPPMTHSPVSTESVEDDEDEDEKKKVCLPGFTGLVNLGNTCFMNSVIQSLSNTRELRDYFHDRSFESEINYNNPLGTGGRLAIGFAMLLRALWKGTHHAFQPSKLKAIVASKASQFTGYAQHDAQEFMAFLLDGLHEDLNRIQNKPYTETVDSDGRPDEVVAEEAWQRHKMRNDSFIVDLFQGQYKSKLVCPVCSKVSITFDPFLYLPVPLPQKQKVLTVYYFAKEPHKKPIKFLVSISKENSSAMEVLDSVAHSVRVKPENLRLAEVIKNRFHRMFLPSNSLDTVSPTDLLLCFEVLSPELAKERVVELQVQQRPQVPSGPVAKCAACQKKQLPEDEKLRRCTRCYRVGYCNVACQKTHWPDHKALCRPENIGFPFLISVPESRLTYTRLAQLLEGYARYSVSVFQPPFQLGRMSPEQGLQPLLPDKLEPLAKSSCAAATSVPELGDGDRASSLLQEPPLSPAVPELHPELGDTSTVRSKVLAARSSLLSLDSGFSEHMESQGDSCCEKEPSYERALKPEAAIPGYQHTPDSLSARATQFYINKIDAASREHKLEDKGDTPLELTDDCSLALVWKNNERLKEFVLVESKELECVEDPGSASEAARAGHFTLEQCLNLFTKPEVLAPEEAWYCPKCKQHREASKQLMLWRLPNVLIIQLKRFSFRSFIWRDKINDMVDFPVRSLDLSKFCIGRKGEQQLPMYDLYAVINHYGGMIGGHYTAYARLPNDKNSQRSDVGWRLFDDSTVTTVDESQVVTRYAYVLFYRRRNSPVERPLPGHPPDHRAERTPSAEAAASQGLPPVPFGSGLAPEGAPALAAEGLPERFASPAERPAPSYSSMEEVD from the exons AGCTGCTGTTGGACTGGAAGCAGAACGCTGACGAGATCATCGTCAAGCTGAACTTGGGCAGTGGAGCTCTGAAGGTGGAGGATGTGGATGCTGCTTTCACCGACACGGACTGTGTGGTCAAACTACCAG ACGGGCGCCAGTGGAGCTGTCAGTTCTACGAGGAGATTGAGAGCTCTTGCAGCAAGGTCCAGTGCAAGAAGGGCAACTTTCTACAGCTTGTGCTTCAGAAGAAGATCCCACTGCATACCTGGTCTTCGCTTCTG aagagaaggaaagatggaTCCAAAGAGCTGGCCAAAGGGGCCGCGTGCTGGGAGAATGGCAAGGAGaaggctgcttctgcagagctggcccCTGAAGAGCCGAGGGCTGAAGGCGCAGAGCTGCCTAGGTCCCGGAGGGACCCCTCCAACCCCAAGCGTGCTCCGGGAAGGAGCGAGGCCCTGGGAGGGAAAAGCCCAGCCAGCCCAGGGACACAGAGCGGCCCCAGCGCCAAGCGGGCAGTATACCTCAAAGTGGCTCCTGCTGAAGAGGAGCCAAATGCCAGAGTCACTGGGAGCATGGAGCCCAGCAAAGGGCACAGTGGGAGGGCAGGCAGCCGCCGCAACGGCAGAGCCAGCCAGGTCGATGCGCCCACAGCCCTCGTGGACCTCGCACCGCCACTGGAGAAG GCTGTGGTTTTGGCCAAGGAGACTGTTCCTGTGGAGATACCACCTCTTGCAGCTACCACAGAGGTATTCCCCCATCGCGTTGCCACCTGCGTGGAGAAGAGAgtcctgcagccaggcagccctgctgaggTCTTGCGGGGCCGGGACTGCATGCCTGTCCTGGGAGAGAGCTCTAAGGCCGTCCCAGTGGCCACCCCTCCCCTGGGCAGAGACGGTGAGAAGAGGGACTGGTCCAAGGATGATGTGGCTCTGGAAGCAGCGGCTGATG AACCAGAGCCTTTTGTGAGCCTGACCTTTGTCAAGAATGACTCGTATGAGAAGGGCAATGACCTGGTGGTGGTGCATGTCTACGTGAAGGAGATCCACAAGGAGACATCCAAGGTGTTGTTCCGGGAGCAGGACTTCACGCTGGTGTTCCAGACGAG CGACGCAAACTTCCTTCGCCTCCATCCTGGCTGTGGGCCCCACACAGTGTTCCGGTGGCAGGTGAAGCTCAG GAACCTTATTGAGCCGGACCAGTGCACATACAACTTCACGGTGTCTCGCATCGATGTCTGCCTGAAGAAACGCCAGAGCCAGCgctggggggggctggaggCTCCAGCCACACGAG TGGGTGGTGCAAAGGTTGCCATGCCTACAGGCCCTACCCCTCTGGACAAGAACCCCCCAGGCAGTAACCAGCACCCACTGTCCAGCAAGGAGGAGGCCCGAGCCAGTGACAAAGAGAAGCCGCGTGGGGAAGATGCGGGTCTGGATGGCGTGGCAGCTCGTACGGCCCCAGAGCATGTGGCAGTGAAGCAAGAGCCGCACATCCCCTCA CCCAAACCAACGTGCATGGTGCCGCCGATGACACACAGCCCGGTGAGCACCGAGAGCGTGGAGGACgatgaagatgaggatgagAAGAAGAAGGTGTGCCTGCCTGGCTTCACGGGGCTGGTGAACCTGGGCAACACTTGCTTCATGAACAGCGTGATCCAGTCCCTGTCCAACACCCGGGAGCTGCGTGACTACTTCCATG ATCGGTCCTTTGAGTCAGAAATCAACTACAACAACCcgctggggacggggggacgcCTGGCCATTGGCTTTGCCATGCTGCTGCGAGCGCTGTGGAAGGGCACGCAccatgccttccagccctctAAACTGAAG GCAATCGTGGCCAGTAAGGCCAGCCAGTTCACTGGCTATGCGCAGCACGATGCTCAGGAGTTCATGGCCTTCCTGCTCGATGGCCTGCATGAGGACCTCAACCGGATCCAGAACAAGCCCTACACAGAAACTGTTGACTCAGATGGGAGGCCCGATGAG GTGGTAGCTGAGGAGGCCTGGCAGCGACACAAGATGAGGAACGACTCTTTCATTGTGGACCTCTTCCAGGGCCAGTACAAATCCAAGCTGGTGTGCCCAGTGTGTTCCAAG GTGTCCATCACCTTCGACCCCTTCCTGTACCTCCCCGTGCCCCTCCCGCAGAAGCAGAAGGTGCTGACTGTCTACTACTTTGCAAAGGAGCCGCACAAGAAACCCATCAAG TTTCTCGTGAGTATCAGCAAGGAGAACTCCAGTGCTATGGAGGTACTTGACTCAGTGGCCCATAGCGTGCGTGTGAAACCAGAGAACCTGCGCCTGGCAGAG GTGATCAAAAATCGCTTCCACCGCATGTTCCTGCCATCCAACTCGCTGGATACGGTCTCCCCCACggacctgctgctctgcttcgAGGtgctgtccccagagctggcCAAGGAGCGGGTGGTGGAGCTGCAGGTCCAGCAG CGTCCGCAGGTGCCCAGTGGCCCCGTCGCCAAGTGTGCGGCCTGCCAGAAGAAGCAGCTGCCGGAGGATGAGAAGCTCAGGCGCTGCACGAGGTGCTATCGAGTCGGTTACTGCAATGT GGCATGTCAGAAAACACACTGGCCAGACCACAAGGCTTTGTGCCGCCCCGAGAACATCGGTTTCCCCTTCCTCATCAGCGTGCCAGAGTCCCGCCTCACCTACACCCGCCtggcccagctgctggagggctACGCAAG GTACTCAGTCAGCGTGTTCCAGCCTCCTTTCCAGCTGGGCCGGATGTCGCcggagcaggggctgcagcctctgTTGCCAGACAAGCTGGAACCCCTGGCCAAGAGCAGCTGTGCGGCAGCCACCTCTGTCCCTGAgctgggggacggggacagggctTCCAGCCTCCTGCAGGAGCCCCCGCTCTCACCAGCTGTGCCTGAGCTGCACCCGGAGCTGGGGGACACCAGCACTGTCCGAAGCAAGGTCCTGGCAGCCAGGAGTTCCCTGCTGAGCTTGGATTCGGGCTTCTCCGAGCACATGGAGTCGCAGGGCGACAGCTGTTGCGAGAAGGAGCCGTCCTATGAGAGAGCCCTCAAGCCAGAAG CTGCCATCCCTGGGTACCAACACACTCCAGACTCGCTGAGTGCCCGCGCCACGCAGTTCTACATCAACAAGATCGACGCTGCCAGCCGAGAGCACAAGCTGGAAGATAAAG GTGACACCCCCCTGGAGCTGACGGACGACTGCTCCCTTGCCCTGGTGTGGAAGAACAATGAGCGCCTCAAGGAGTTTGTGTTGGTGGAGTCCAAGGAGCTGGAGTGCGTGGAGGACCCAGGTTCGGCCAGCGAAGCAGCCCGGGCCGGCCACTTCACCCTGGAGCAGTGCCTCAATCTCTTCACCAAGCCCGAAGTCCTGGCCCCGGAGGAAGCGTG GTACTGCCCCAAGTGCAAGCAGCACCGCGAGGCCTCCAAGCAGCTGATGCTGTGGCGGCTGCCCAACGTCCTCATCATCCAGCTCAAGCGCTTCTCCTTCCGCAGCTTTATTTGGAGGGACAAGATCAACGACATGGTGGACTTCCCCGTTCG GAGCCTGGACCTGAGCAAGTTCTGCATCGGCCGGAAGggtgagcagcagctgcccatGTATGACCTGTACGCTGTGATCAACCACTACGGAGGCATGATTGGGGGGCACTACACAGCGTACGCCCGCCTGCCCAACGACAAGAACAGCCAGCGCAGTGACGTGG gCTGGCGGCTTTTTGATGACAGCACAGTCACCACCGTGGACGAGAGCCAGGTGGTAACCAGATACGCCTATGTCCTCTTCTACCGCCGGAGGAACTCTCCTGTGGAGAGACCCCTGCCAGGGCATCCCCCAGACCACCGAGCCGAGCGCACCCCCTCTGCCgaagctgctgccagccag
- the USP19 gene encoding ubiquitin carboxyl-terminal hydrolase 19 isoform X5 — translation MSSSTNAPGQRRVSRGLDDATNKKKQKDRANQESKEELLLDWKQNADEIIVKLNLGSGALKVEDVDAAFTDTDCVVKLPDGRQWSCQFYEEIESSCSKVQCKKGNFLQLVLQKKIPLHTWSSLLKRRKDGSKELAKGAACWENGKEKAASAELAPEEPRAEGAELPRSRRDPSNPKRAPGRSEALGGKSPASPGTQSGPSAKRAVYLKVAPAEEEPNARVTGSMEPSKGHSGRAGSRRNGRASQVDAPTALVDLAPPLEKAVVLAKETVPVEIPPLAATTEVFPHRVATCVEKRVLQPGSPAEVLRGRDCMPVLGESSKAVPVATPPLGRDGEKRDWSKDDVALEAAADEPEPFVSLTFVKNDSYEKGNDLVVVHVYVKEIHKETSKVLFREQDFTLVFQTSDANFLRLHPGCGPHTVFRWQVKLRNLIEPDQCTYNFTVSRIDVCLKKRQSQRWGGLEAPATRGAVGGAKVAMPTGPTPLDKNPPGSNQHPLSSKEEARASDKEKPRGEDAGLDGVAARTAPEHVAVKQEPHIPSPKPTCMVPPMTHSPVSTESVEDDEDEDEKKKVCLPGFTGLVNLGNTCFMNSVIQSLSNTRELRDYFHDRSFESEINYNNPLGTGGRLAIGFAMLLRALWKGTHHAFQPSKLKAIVASKASQFTGYAQHDAQEFMAFLLDGLHEDLNRIQNKPYTETVDSDGRPDEVVAEEAWQRHKMRNDSFIVDLFQGQYKSKLVCPVCSKVSITFDPFLYLPVPLPQKQKVLTVYYFAKEPHKKPIKFLVSISKENSSAMEVLDSVAHSVRVKPENLRLAEVIKNRFHRMFLPSNSLDTVSPTDLLLCFEVLSPELAKERVVELQVQQRPQVPSGPVAKCAACQKKQLPEDEKLRRCTRCYRVGYCNVACQKTHWPDHKALCRPENIGFPFLISVPESRLTYTRLAQLLEGYARYSVSVFQPPFQLGRMSPEQGLQPLLPDKLEPLAKSSCAAATSVPELGDGDRASSLLQEPPLSPAVPELHPELGDTSTVRSKVLAARSSLLSLDSGFSEHMESQGDSCCEKEPSYERALKPEAAIPGYQHTPDSLSARATQFYINKIDAASREHKLEDKGDTPLELTDDCSLALVWKNNERLKEFVLVESKELECVEDPGSASEAARAGHFTLEQCLNLFTKPEVLAPEEAWYCPKCKQHREASKQLMLWRLPNVLIIQLKRFSFRSFIWRDKINDMVDFPVRSLDLSKFCIGRKGEQQLPMYDLYAVINHYGGMIGGHYTAYARLPNDKNSQRSDVGWRLFDDSTVTTVDESQVVTRYAYVLFYRRRNSPVERPLPGHPPDHRAERTPSAEAAASQGLPPVPFGSGLAPEGAPALAAEGLPERFASPAERPAPSYSSMEEVD, via the exons AGCTGCTGTTGGACTGGAAGCAGAACGCTGACGAGATCATCGTCAAGCTGAACTTGGGCAGTGGAGCTCTGAAGGTGGAGGATGTGGATGCTGCTTTCACCGACACGGACTGTGTGGTCAAACTACCAG ACGGGCGCCAGTGGAGCTGTCAGTTCTACGAGGAGATTGAGAGCTCTTGCAGCAAGGTCCAGTGCAAGAAGGGCAACTTTCTACAGCTTGTGCTTCAGAAGAAGATCCCACTGCATACCTGGTCTTCGCTTCTG aagagaaggaaagatggaTCCAAAGAGCTGGCCAAAGGGGCCGCGTGCTGGGAGAATGGCAAGGAGaaggctgcttctgcagagctggcccCTGAAGAGCCGAGGGCTGAAGGCGCAGAGCTGCCTAGGTCCCGGAGGGACCCCTCCAACCCCAAGCGTGCTCCGGGAAGGAGCGAGGCCCTGGGAGGGAAAAGCCCAGCCAGCCCAGGGACACAGAGCGGCCCCAGCGCCAAGCGGGCAGTATACCTCAAAGTGGCTCCTGCTGAAGAGGAGCCAAATGCCAGAGTCACTGGGAGCATGGAGCCCAGCAAAGGGCACAGTGGGAGGGCAGGCAGCCGCCGCAACGGCAGAGCCAGCCAGGTCGATGCGCCCACAGCCCTCGTGGACCTCGCACCGCCACTGGAGAAG GCTGTGGTTTTGGCCAAGGAGACTGTTCCTGTGGAGATACCACCTCTTGCAGCTACCACAGAGGTATTCCCCCATCGCGTTGCCACCTGCGTGGAGAAGAGAgtcctgcagccaggcagccctgctgaggTCTTGCGGGGCCGGGACTGCATGCCTGTCCTGGGAGAGAGCTCTAAGGCCGTCCCAGTGGCCACCCCTCCCCTGGGCAGAGACGGTGAGAAGAGGGACTGGTCCAAGGATGATGTGGCTCTGGAAGCAGCGGCTGATG AACCAGAGCCTTTTGTGAGCCTGACCTTTGTCAAGAATGACTCGTATGAGAAGGGCAATGACCTGGTGGTGGTGCATGTCTACGTGAAGGAGATCCACAAGGAGACATCCAAGGTGTTGTTCCGGGAGCAGGACTTCACGCTGGTGTTCCAGACGAG CGACGCAAACTTCCTTCGCCTCCATCCTGGCTGTGGGCCCCACACAGTGTTCCGGTGGCAGGTGAAGCTCAG GAACCTTATTGAGCCGGACCAGTGCACATACAACTTCACGGTGTCTCGCATCGATGTCTGCCTGAAGAAACGCCAGAGCCAGCgctggggggggctggaggCTCCAGCCACACGAG GTGCAGTGGGTGGTGCAAAGGTTGCCATGCCTACAGGCCCTACCCCTCTGGACAAGAACCCCCCAGGCAGTAACCAGCACCCACTGTCCAGCAAGGAGGAGGCCCGAGCCAGTGACAAAGAGAAGCCGCGTGGGGAAGATGCGGGTCTGGATGGCGTGGCAGCTCGTACGGCCCCAGAGCATGTGGCAGTGAAGCAAGAGCCGCACATCCCCTCA CCCAAACCAACGTGCATGGTGCCGCCGATGACACACAGCCCGGTGAGCACCGAGAGCGTGGAGGACgatgaagatgaggatgagAAGAAGAAGGTGTGCCTGCCTGGCTTCACGGGGCTGGTGAACCTGGGCAACACTTGCTTCATGAACAGCGTGATCCAGTCCCTGTCCAACACCCGGGAGCTGCGTGACTACTTCCATG ATCGGTCCTTTGAGTCAGAAATCAACTACAACAACCcgctggggacggggggacgcCTGGCCATTGGCTTTGCCATGCTGCTGCGAGCGCTGTGGAAGGGCACGCAccatgccttccagccctctAAACTGAAG GCAATCGTGGCCAGTAAGGCCAGCCAGTTCACTGGCTATGCGCAGCACGATGCTCAGGAGTTCATGGCCTTCCTGCTCGATGGCCTGCATGAGGACCTCAACCGGATCCAGAACAAGCCCTACACAGAAACTGTTGACTCAGATGGGAGGCCCGATGAG GTGGTAGCTGAGGAGGCCTGGCAGCGACACAAGATGAGGAACGACTCTTTCATTGTGGACCTCTTCCAGGGCCAGTACAAATCCAAGCTGGTGTGCCCAGTGTGTTCCAAG GTGTCCATCACCTTCGACCCCTTCCTGTACCTCCCCGTGCCCCTCCCGCAGAAGCAGAAGGTGCTGACTGTCTACTACTTTGCAAAGGAGCCGCACAAGAAACCCATCAAG TTTCTCGTGAGTATCAGCAAGGAGAACTCCAGTGCTATGGAGGTACTTGACTCAGTGGCCCATAGCGTGCGTGTGAAACCAGAGAACCTGCGCCTGGCAGAG GTGATCAAAAATCGCTTCCACCGCATGTTCCTGCCATCCAACTCGCTGGATACGGTCTCCCCCACggacctgctgctctgcttcgAGGtgctgtccccagagctggcCAAGGAGCGGGTGGTGGAGCTGCAGGTCCAGCAG CGTCCGCAGGTGCCCAGTGGCCCCGTCGCCAAGTGTGCGGCCTGCCAGAAGAAGCAGCTGCCGGAGGATGAGAAGCTCAGGCGCTGCACGAGGTGCTATCGAGTCGGTTACTGCAATGT GGCATGTCAGAAAACACACTGGCCAGACCACAAGGCTTTGTGCCGCCCCGAGAACATCGGTTTCCCCTTCCTCATCAGCGTGCCAGAGTCCCGCCTCACCTACACCCGCCtggcccagctgctggagggctACGCAAG GTACTCAGTCAGCGTGTTCCAGCCTCCTTTCCAGCTGGGCCGGATGTCGCcggagcaggggctgcagcctctgTTGCCAGACAAGCTGGAACCCCTGGCCAAGAGCAGCTGTGCGGCAGCCACCTCTGTCCCTGAgctgggggacggggacagggctTCCAGCCTCCTGCAGGAGCCCCCGCTCTCACCAGCTGTGCCTGAGCTGCACCCGGAGCTGGGGGACACCAGCACTGTCCGAAGCAAGGTCCTGGCAGCCAGGAGTTCCCTGCTGAGCTTGGATTCGGGCTTCTCCGAGCACATGGAGTCGCAGGGCGACAGCTGTTGCGAGAAGGAGCCGTCCTATGAGAGAGCCCTCAAGCCAGAAG CTGCCATCCCTGGGTACCAACACACTCCAGACTCGCTGAGTGCCCGCGCCACGCAGTTCTACATCAACAAGATCGACGCTGCCAGCCGAGAGCACAAGCTGGAAGATAAAG GTGACACCCCCCTGGAGCTGACGGACGACTGCTCCCTTGCCCTGGTGTGGAAGAACAATGAGCGCCTCAAGGAGTTTGTGTTGGTGGAGTCCAAGGAGCTGGAGTGCGTGGAGGACCCAGGTTCGGCCAGCGAAGCAGCCCGGGCCGGCCACTTCACCCTGGAGCAGTGCCTCAATCTCTTCACCAAGCCCGAAGTCCTGGCCCCGGAGGAAGCGTG GTACTGCCCCAAGTGCAAGCAGCACCGCGAGGCCTCCAAGCAGCTGATGCTGTGGCGGCTGCCCAACGTCCTCATCATCCAGCTCAAGCGCTTCTCCTTCCGCAGCTTTATTTGGAGGGACAAGATCAACGACATGGTGGACTTCCCCGTTCG GAGCCTGGACCTGAGCAAGTTCTGCATCGGCCGGAAGggtgagcagcagctgcccatGTATGACCTGTACGCTGTGATCAACCACTACGGAGGCATGATTGGGGGGCACTACACAGCGTACGCCCGCCTGCCCAACGACAAGAACAGCCAGCGCAGTGACGTGG gCTGGCGGCTTTTTGATGACAGCACAGTCACCACCGTGGACGAGAGCCAGGTGGTAACCAGATACGCCTATGTCCTCTTCTACCGCCGGAGGAACTCTCCTGTGGAGAGACCCCTGCCAGGGCATCCCCCAGACCACCGAGCCGAGCGCACCCCCTCTGCCgaagctgctgccagccag